The following coding sequences are from one Natrarchaeobaculum sulfurireducens window:
- a CDS encoding HAD family hydrolase codes for MTTRPTTTTESIIDVAGDHAVLFDMDGVILRGYGTDPEVHSRALHDAVVDLELDVEYEALAALETYEYTDEFAETCIRLGIDPSEFYALREHYSAQRSIERIQAGKRELYPDVTALDTLVEQCPTALVSNNYDPTVSFVVDHFDLRTFSYVRGRDLGVEGFCRRKPDPYYLEEAIDTLEIDGGLYVGDRETDLIAAENAGLLPVLLRRSHNETLEPQFESYLEIESLQELLEYV; via the coding sequence ATGACTACGAGACCAACTACGACGACCGAATCGATCATCGACGTTGCCGGAGACCACGCAGTGCTGTTCGACATGGATGGCGTCATCCTCCGGGGTTACGGTACCGATCCAGAGGTTCACAGCCGCGCACTTCACGACGCGGTCGTCGACCTCGAACTCGACGTCGAGTACGAAGCGTTGGCCGCACTCGAGACCTACGAGTACACCGACGAGTTCGCCGAGACGTGCATTCGACTCGGCATCGACCCGTCCGAATTCTACGCACTCCGCGAGCACTACAGCGCCCAGCGTTCGATCGAGCGCATTCAGGCCGGAAAACGCGAGCTATACCCTGACGTCACTGCTCTCGACACGCTCGTCGAGCAGTGTCCGACCGCGCTGGTGAGCAACAACTACGATCCGACGGTGTCGTTCGTCGTCGACCACTTCGACCTCCGGACGTTCTCGTACGTTCGCGGTCGCGACCTCGGGGTCGAAGGCTTCTGTCGGCGCAAACCCGACCCGTACTACCTGGAAGAGGCCATCGATACACTCGAAATCGACGGCGGCCTCTACGTTGGTGACCGCGAAACTGACCTCATTGCGGCCGAAAACGCCGGTTTACTTCCCGTCTTGCTCCGTCGTTCCCACAACGAAACACTCGAGCCACAGTTCGAGTCGTATCTGGAGATCGAATCGCTCCAGGAACTGCTCGAGTACGTCTGA
- a CDS encoding DUF7511 domain-containing protein — protein MNRTNSDNVRSQRTFLTSTSVVVRYENRTDRCTITPKSCIAGDRSTTYSNTCTDVHTDRRSVWRAGAH, from the coding sequence ATGAATCGAACGAACTCCGACAACGTCCGTTCGCAGCGGACCTTCCTAACATCCACGTCGGTCGTTGTCCGGTACGAGAACCGTACCGACCGCTGTACCATCACTCCCAAATCCTGCATAGCCGGTGACCGATCGACGACCTATAGTAACACCTGCACCGATGTGCACACCGATCGCCGATCCGTCTGGCGAGCAGGTGCGCACTGA